Below is a window of Spirochaetaceae bacterium DNA.
CCCCCCCCCCCCCCCCCCCCCCCCCCCCCCCCCCCCCCCCCCCCCCCCCCCTTCAGACGCACCGGCTGCCTCACCGCCAGCCGGTTACTGCGCTTACTGTCGTCGTGGCGCTTCATCACCATCCGTCGAATCGTGAGTTGGTAGTATGGGGCGCCGCGCAAGAAACGTCAACAGCGATTCTGGCCCAGCGTTCAACGGGCGTTCACCGGGTGTCCACTTGCGTCGTCACCCCTGGCGTTGGTGCCGCCGATTCGCACACCGTGAAGGGGCGCGGTGCTACCAGTGCCGTGATTATGCACGCTTCCTGGAGACAGCGCTGAGTTGGCACGGTTTGATACCGGAGCGGGTCGACGAAGTCACCAGCATTACCTGCAAGCGTGGCAAGCTGTACCGGACGCCGCTGGGCCGGTTCAGTTACAGTCCCATCAACGAATTCGCATACAGCTATGGTGTCGGGTTGCACGCCACCGACGGCGGGTCGTTCTTCCTGGCCCAACCGGAGAAGGCGCTGTGCGACCGGATCGCGGATCAACCTCGCCCGCATCGGCACCCCGGACTACCTGCGCGCGCGTCTTCCGGAATTGCAGCAGGTACGGATCAGAATCGAGCTCGACACCGATCCGCCGCCGCTGGCTCAGTACGTAGTCCTCACACTGCTCACGCCGATACCGTTCCAGGTGCGGCTGTTCGACCTGCCGTGCCTGTTCGCCGGCAAGCTGCACGCCATCCTGTGCCGCAACTGGAAGAGCCGCGTGAAGGGCCGCGACTTCTACGACTTCGTCTGGTATCTCGGGCGGCAGATCCCTTGCAACGTCCGCCATCTGCAGGCCCGTATGACGCAGACCGGCCACTGGCAGCGGGAGCGCAAACTGGGCATCCCGCAACTGCGCCGGCTCCTGCGGCAAAGATTCGGGCAGGTGGACTTCGATCAGGCGAGGAGCGACGTCCGCCCGTTCATCCGCGACGACGCGGAACTGGAGTTGTGGGATACCACTTTCTTCCAGTCCCTCGCCGAACGTGTCGAAGCACCTCCGTCCGTGTAGTCCGCACGGCCGCCGATGATCGGAACAACCGCGGGCTCTCGTGGCTGCTGGAGCGGCGAAGGAACGTCATGGAGATCCTCGACTGTTGACCGCAGTCTGGTGCGGCTTCGACATTGGTTGAAGTGGGACGTAGCGCAGGCGACAGGGCGAGCCGGGAGCGGGCGCCGGTATCGGCGTACCGGGCTCTGGCGGTCGGGACCGCCGCCAGCCTGGCGTTCACGGGGCTGATCTGGCTGCTCGCGGGACGGCTGGCCGACGTGCCGCACGCTGCCGATGCCGGTGCGTCCTGGTACTACTGGAAGCTGATCGAGCCGACCGTGGCCAGCCGCCTGACGGCGTGGGGCTTCTACCTGCTGCACCAGGTGTCGTTCTGGGCGCTGATCGCCTACGCGCAACGTACTGTCGGGCGCAGCCGGCCCCGCTACAGCAAGTCGCTGCGCACCGTGAACTACCTGGCGCTCGGCGTGAACGGGTTCTTCGTGGTGCTGCACCTGGTGCAGACCCACCTCTGGTATGACGGGCTGGCGCAGGATGTCTCCATCTGGAGCGCGCTCGGGTCGGTGGTGGTGATGCTGGTGTGGGTGCTGCTGATGGAGAACCCGCGCCGCGGCCTGTTCTTCGGCAAGAGGGTCGGCTTCCCGCGCCGGCTCACCGATGCGGCGCGGCGCTACCACGGCTACTACTTCGCCTGGGCCATCGTGTACACGTTCTGGTACCACCCGATGGAGGCCACCGGCGGGCACCTGATCGGGTTCCTGTACATGTTCCTGCTGCTCCTGCAAGGCAGCCTGTTCCTGACCCGCGCGCACGTGAACCGCTGGTGGACGCTCGCCCTGGAGGTGGCGGTGCTCGCCCACGGCACCCTGGTGGCGATCAACCAGGGCGAAGGCATGTGGCCGATGTTCGCGTTCGGGTTCGGCGGCATCTTCGTGATCACGCAGATGCACGGGCTGGGCTGGTCGCGGCCGGTGCGCGCCCTGGTGCTGGCCGCCTACGTGGCCGGCGTGCTGGCGGTATACGCACCGCTCGGCTGGGGCCGGCTGAACGAGGTGCTGCGCATCCCCCTGATCGACTACGCCGCCGTGTTCGCCCTCGCCGCCATCATCGGCGGCATCCTCGGCCTGATCCACCTGCTGCGCGGAACCCGGAAGGAGGCAGAGATCCGATGATGACGATGGAGGTGACCTGAAGAATCCGCCTGACGGCTGGCCGAGGATTGCATCCGCCGTGTCCTACAACGACGCGGCGGCCGCGATCAATCGGTTGGCCGGCGCCTTCGGCTTCTCGGTGCGCGAGCGGGTCGAGAACGACGCCGGGCAGCGCGTCGCCTAATAGCCTGCTCGGTCGCCGGCCGGGCCGTCTGGCGCGGCCGGCGCTTGGCGGAGCGCGGCGGCGACGCCGGCCGCGGCCAGCGCCGCCCCGGCCAATGCGGCCAGCAGCACCGCCGCCAGCTCGGCGCCCGGCACCTGTGCCAGCTTGGAGGGCGGTACCTTGGGGATGGCGTGCAGCGGAAGGTGGCCGGTCGCGGCGGCGTCGGGCCAGTCCAGGAACGGCCACAGGCGGCGCAGCGAGCCCAGCATGAGGCCGCTCAGCGCCGCCAGCGTGAGGCCGCGCGCGCGTTGCAGCAGCCAGGACAGGGCCTTGCTGACCGCGCCCATGCCGATCAGCACCCCGGCCTGGAACACCATCAGCGGCACCAGTTGCGGATCGCCGGAGGTCAGCCCGCGGATCACCCCGATCAGGTAGGGGTAGGGGCCGAGCACCAGCAGCACGAAGGCGCCGCTCACCCCCGGCAGCACCATCACCGCGGCCGCCACCATGCCGCTCAGACCCAGGAACCACATTGCCGGCTCGCCGCCGCCGCCCGCCGGCAGCCCCAACAGCACCACGGCGCCGGCCCCGGCCAGCAGGAACGCCGCCACCTGCGGCGCCCGCCAGGCGCCGACCGAGCGTAGCGGCAGCACCACCGCCACCAGCACCACGCCGCAGAAAAACGCCAGCGCCGCGTGTGGCGCCGCATCGAGCACCGCCCCCACCGGGTGGCTGAACAGCAGCGGCGCACCGCCCATGCCGGCCCCGAGCACCAGCACGAAGCGCCACGGCACGGCACGCCACGCCTGCACGACCTGCGCCCGCCACGTGGCGGAACCGTCGCGCCGCGGCAGCAGCAGCGCACGCGCGACCTCGACCAGCGCGGCGATCGCCCCCACCATGCGCTCGTAGATGCCGAGAATCAGCGCCAGGGTGCCGGCGCTCACCCCCGGCACCAATTCGACCACCCCGAGTCCCACGCCGCGCAGCAGCGTAAGCAGGTCGCCGCGCCAGCCGCCTCGGGCAGTCCGGTTCACGACGCAGGTGACCGGCCGGAACCGGACGGTGCGGGAACCAGAGCGCTGCCTGGCTGCACGGTCGTTGTCAATGGGAT
It encodes the following:
- a CDS encoding DUF368 domain-containing protein is translated as MNRTARGGWRGDLLTLLRGVGLGVVELVPGVSAGTLALILGIYERMVGAIAALVEVARALLLPRRDGSATWRAQVVQAWRAVPWRFVLVLGAGMGGAPLLFSHPVGAVLDAAPHAALAFFCGVVLVAVVLPLRSVGAWRAPQVAAFLLAGAGAVVLLGLPAGGGGEPAMWFLGLSGMVAAAVMVLPGVSGAFVLLVLGPYPYLIGVIRGLTSGDPQLVPLMVFQAGVLIGMGAVSKALSWLLQRARGLTLAALSGLMLGSLRRLWPFLDWPDAAATGHLPLHAIPKVPPSKLAQVPGAELAAVLLAALAGAALAAAGVAAALRQAPAAPDGPAGDRAGY
- a CDS encoding nucleotidyl transferase AbiEii/AbiGii toxin family protein, with protein sequence MQQVRIRIELDTDPPPLAQYVVLTLLTPIPFQVRLFDLPCLFAGKLHAILCRNWKSRVKGRDFYDFVWYLGRQIPCNVRHLQARMTQTGHWQRERKLGIPQLRRLLRQRFGQVDFDQARSDVRPFIRDDAELELWDTTFFQSLAERVEAPPSV